The following are from one region of the Streptomyces rubrogriseus genome:
- a CDS encoding AAA family ATPase translates to MTTCSPAVPAQLDVAGDLLALLRDTTTEPRPDIQLEALTLAVAADLPVLLWGEPGIGKTAALTQLATALDLPLTTVIASVHEPSDFSGLPVVGDDPAEQGVPMAPPDWAVRLVRAGRGLLFLDELSTAPPAVQAALLRLVLERRIGALRLPPGVRIVAAANPRSSAADGWELSPPLANRFVHLQWTHDQDVVVRGLGGTWPRAALPSLDPGGLRGAVRYARRAVCEFLTARPGLVHRLPSGETRRGGAWPSPRSWEMTLCLIAFATAAGSSREVLSLLVRGTVGDGPGLELMASLDRMDLPDPETLLADPAGAVLPERGDLRQAVLDGVVAAVRKRPEKSRWDSAWTLLARAMETGAPDVVVVPATTLATLRQQDWDIPASIERLAGAMSLSRRADRAADRAAARLAGTAKTGR, encoded by the coding sequence ATGACGACATGTTCTCCCGCCGTTCCCGCCCAGCTCGACGTCGCCGGTGACCTGCTGGCGCTGCTGCGCGACACGACCACCGAACCCAGGCCCGACATCCAACTGGAGGCACTCACCCTGGCCGTGGCGGCCGACCTCCCCGTGCTGCTCTGGGGAGAGCCGGGGATCGGCAAGACCGCGGCCCTCACACAGCTCGCCACGGCCCTCGATCTGCCGCTCACCACCGTGATCGCCAGCGTGCACGAGCCGTCCGACTTCTCCGGGCTGCCCGTAGTCGGCGACGACCCGGCGGAACAGGGCGTTCCGATGGCCCCGCCGGACTGGGCCGTGCGCCTGGTGCGGGCCGGCCGCGGGCTGCTGTTCCTCGACGAGCTGTCCACCGCGCCGCCCGCCGTACAGGCGGCGCTGCTCCGGCTCGTCCTGGAACGCCGGATCGGCGCGCTCCGGCTGCCGCCCGGCGTCAGGATCGTGGCCGCCGCCAACCCGCGGTCCTCGGCGGCCGACGGCTGGGAGCTGAGCCCGCCGCTGGCCAACCGGTTCGTCCATCTCCAGTGGACCCACGACCAGGACGTCGTCGTACGGGGCCTCGGCGGGACCTGGCCGCGGGCGGCCCTGCCGAGCCTCGACCCGGGCGGGCTGCGCGGGGCGGTGCGTTATGCGCGCCGCGCGGTGTGCGAGTTCCTCACCGCCCGCCCCGGACTCGTGCACCGGCTGCCCAGTGGTGAGACACGCCGGGGCGGTGCCTGGCCGTCGCCCCGGAGCTGGGAGATGACCCTGTGCCTGATCGCCTTCGCGACCGCGGCCGGCTCGTCCAGGGAAGTGCTCTCCCTGCTGGTGCGGGGCACGGTGGGGGACGGTCCCGGCCTCGAACTGATGGCGAGCCTGGACCGGATGGACCTCCCGGACCCGGAGACCCTGCTCGCCGACCCGGCGGGTGCCGTACTGCCCGAACGGGGAGACCTCCGGCAGGCCGTGCTGGACGGGGTGGTCGCCGCCGTGCGCAAACGACCGGAGAAGTCCCGGTGGGACTCGGCGTGGACGCTGCTGGCCCGGGCGATGGAGACCGGCGCCCCGGACGTCGTGGTCGTCCCGGCGACGACCCTCGCCACGCTGCGGCAGCAGGACTGGGACATCCCTGCCTCGATCGAGCGGCTCGCCGGGGCCATGTCCCTCTCACGGCGCGCGGACCGAGCGGCCGACCGCGCGGCGGCACGGCTCGCGGGTACCGCGAAGACGGGCCGATGA
- a CDS encoding CoA-binding protein — translation MYGDEATVRKILTELGDTWAVVGLSNNRQRAAYGVAEALQRFGKRVVPVHPKAESVHGEQGYASLAEIPFDVDVVDVFVNSELAGAVADEAVAKGARAVWFQLGVVDEAAYGRTRDAGLAMVMDRCPAIEIPRLG, via the coding sequence GTGTACGGCGACGAGGCAACCGTCCGCAAGATCCTCACCGAGCTGGGCGACACCTGGGCCGTGGTCGGCCTGTCGAACAACCGGCAGCGCGCGGCGTACGGCGTCGCCGAGGCGCTGCAGCGCTTCGGCAAGCGCGTCGTCCCCGTACACCCCAAGGCGGAGTCGGTGCACGGGGAGCAGGGGTACGCGTCGCTCGCGGAGATCCCGTTCGACGTGGACGTCGTCGACGTCTTCGTCAACAGCGAACTGGCCGGAGCGGTCGCCGACGAGGCGGTCGCCAAGGGTGCCCGGGCGGTCTGGTTCCAGCTCGGTGTGGTCGACGAGGCGGCGTACGGGCGGACCCGGGACGCGGGCCTGGCCATGGTGATGGACCGATGCCCGGCGATCGAGATCCCGCGGCTGGGCTGA
- a CDS encoding gamma carbonic anhydrase family protein — translation MTQQALITGIGGKDPKVDAEVFVAPTASVVGDVTLHAGASVWYGAVLRGDVERISVGASSNVQDNCTLHADPGFPVTVGERVSIGHNAVVHGATVEDDCLIGMGATVLNGAVIGAGSLVAAQALVPQGMRVPPGSLVAGVPAKVRRELTEEERQGVTLNGTMYAALARQHGEAVG, via the coding sequence ATGACGCAGCAGGCGCTGATCACGGGCATCGGCGGCAAGGACCCGAAGGTGGACGCGGAGGTCTTCGTGGCGCCGACCGCCTCGGTCGTCGGGGACGTGACACTGCACGCCGGGGCGAGCGTCTGGTACGGCGCGGTGCTGCGCGGCGACGTCGAGCGGATCTCCGTCGGGGCGAGCAGCAACGTCCAGGACAACTGCACGCTCCACGCCGACCCCGGTTTCCCCGTCACCGTCGGCGAGCGCGTCTCCATCGGGCACAACGCCGTGGTGCACGGCGCCACCGTCGAGGACGACTGCCTGATCGGCATGGGTGCCACGGTGCTCAACGGCGCGGTGATCGGCGCCGGTTCACTGGTCGCCGCCCAGGCGCTGGTCCCGCAGGGGATGCGGGTGCCGCCGGGGTCGCTGGTGGCGGGGGTGCCGGCGAAGGTGAGGCGGGAGCTGACGGAGGAGGAGCGTCAGGGGGTCACGCTGAACGGCACGATGTACGCGGCGCTGGCTCGGCAGCACGGGGAAGCGGTGGGGTAG
- a CDS encoding spermidine synthase yields the protein MNEAIPVSRVTDHGTAKLMPDVDRARAWLLTVDGAPQSYVDLDEPAHLEFEYTRRLGHVLDTVAEPGRALDVLHLGGGAFTLPRYVAATRPGSRQDVVEADRGLLDLVAEHLPLSPGAGITAHGADARAWLAAAPADSADVLVADVFGGSRVPAHLTSLGYVREAARVLRADGVYVANLADGAPFGFLRGQLAGFAAFFEELALIAEPGVLRGRRFGNAVLVAAHRPLDTAALARRTAADAFPARVEHGPALRDFVGDARPVRDEDAVPSPEPPAGAFGIG from the coding sequence GTGAACGAAGCCATACCCGTCAGCCGGGTCACCGACCACGGCACCGCCAAGCTCATGCCCGACGTCGACCGGGCACGGGCCTGGCTGCTCACCGTGGACGGGGCGCCGCAGTCGTACGTCGACCTGGACGAGCCGGCGCACCTGGAGTTCGAGTACACGCGCCGGCTCGGCCACGTCCTGGACACGGTCGCCGAGCCGGGGCGCGCGCTGGACGTCCTGCACCTGGGCGGCGGCGCGTTCACCCTGCCCCGGTACGTGGCCGCGACCCGGCCCGGCTCGCGGCAGGACGTCGTGGAGGCCGACCGGGGGCTGCTCGACCTGGTCGCCGAGCACCTGCCGCTGTCGCCGGGCGCGGGCATCACCGCCCACGGTGCCGATGCCCGCGCCTGGCTGGCGGCCGCCCCCGCGGACTCGGCCGACGTACTGGTCGCCGACGTCTTCGGGGGCTCACGCGTGCCCGCGCACCTGACGTCCCTCGGCTATGTGCGCGAGGCGGCCCGGGTCCTGCGCGCCGACGGCGTCTACGTGGCCAACCTGGCCGACGGGGCGCCGTTCGGCTTCCTGCGCGGTCAACTGGCCGGATTCGCCGCCTTCTTCGAGGAACTGGCGCTGATCGCCGAACCGGGGGTGCTGCGCGGGCGCCGCTTCGGCAACGCGGTGCTCGTCGCCGCGCACCGGCCGCTGGACACCGCGGCGCTGGCCCGGCGCACCGCCGCCGACGCCTTCCCGGCCAGGGTCGAGCACGGGCCCGCCCTGCGGGACTTCGTCGGCGACGCCCGTCCGGTGCGGGACGAGGACGCCGTACCGTCGCCCGAGCCGCCGGCCGGGGCGTTCGGCATCGGCTGA
- a CDS encoding ArsR/SmtB family transcription factor, with amino-acid sequence MSARMHLSPADDAHPRTPGEEQFALAAEILALLGDRTRLTLLHALTGGEADVTTLTEACGAARPAVSQHLARLRLAGLVGTRKEGRRVVYSLRDGHLRRLVDEALNVADHRLGDRPLHD; translated from the coding sequence ATGAGCGCACGCATGCACCTGTCACCTGCGGACGATGCGCACCCGCGTACACCGGGCGAGGAGCAGTTCGCCCTCGCCGCCGAGATCCTCGCGCTGCTCGGCGACCGCACCCGCCTGACCCTGCTGCACGCCCTGACCGGCGGCGAGGCCGACGTCACCACCCTCACCGAGGCCTGCGGGGCGGCCCGTCCGGCGGTCAGCCAGCACCTGGCCCGGCTGCGCCTCGCGGGGCTGGTCGGCACCCGCAAGGAGGGGCGCCGGGTCGTGTACTCACTGCGCGACGGACATCTGCGCCGCCTGGTCGACGAGGCGCTGAACGTGGCCGACCACCGGCTCGGCGACCGGCCGCTCCACGACTGA
- a CDS encoding 4-hydroxybenzoate 3-monooxygenase — MTAPSRLPNSAAPHRFSVVVVGAGPAGLTVGNILRAAGVDCLVLETETREVVEHRPRAGVIEEWAVRGLERRGLARTLLERAQAHTECEFRFAGERYRFGYTGLTGRHHFVYPQQFLVTDLVREYADVRGGEIRFGVRDVRLHGAGSARPTVSYVCPDSGERRFVEADFVAGCDGARGVTRASLPAGRVRLARHDYGVGWLALLAEAPPSSDCVVFGMHPRGFAGHMARSPEVTRYYLQCPPGDDPENWPHERVWAELRVRLGAAGAPPLAEGRLIEKRVLDMHSYVVEPMTFGRLFLAGDAAHLTAPIAAKGLNLALHDAFLLGDGLVASLTQGEDSALAGYSDACLARVWDYQEFSQWLAEMYHGTASGDPYRAGAALARLRRLFSSPAAAAEFAERYLGVRTAD, encoded by the coding sequence GTGACCGCACCCTCCCGGCTTCCCAACTCAGCGGCGCCGCACCGCTTTTCAGTCGTCGTGGTGGGCGCGGGCCCGGCCGGGCTGACCGTCGGCAACATCCTGCGCGCCGCGGGTGTCGACTGCCTGGTGCTGGAGACCGAGACCCGCGAAGTCGTCGAACACCGGCCGCGGGCGGGTGTCATCGAGGAGTGGGCCGTGCGCGGGCTGGAACGGCGCGGGCTGGCACGGACCCTGCTGGAGCGGGCGCAGGCCCACACCGAGTGCGAGTTCCGGTTCGCCGGGGAGCGGTACCGCTTCGGGTACACCGGGCTGACGGGGCGCCATCACTTCGTCTACCCGCAGCAGTTCCTGGTGACGGACCTGGTCCGGGAGTACGCGGACGTGCGCGGCGGGGAGATCCGGTTCGGCGTCCGGGACGTGCGCCTGCACGGCGCCGGGTCCGCCCGGCCGACGGTGTCGTACGTCTGCCCCGACTCCGGTGAACGCCGGTTCGTGGAGGCGGACTTCGTCGCGGGGTGCGACGGTGCCCGCGGCGTGACGCGCGCGTCGCTGCCCGCCGGGCGGGTCCGCCTCGCCCGTCACGACTACGGCGTCGGCTGGCTGGCGCTGCTGGCCGAGGCACCGCCGTCCTCGGACTGCGTGGTGTTCGGCATGCATCCGCGCGGCTTCGCCGGGCACATGGCGCGCAGCCCCGAGGTGACCCGCTACTACCTCCAGTGTCCGCCGGGCGACGACCCGGAGAACTGGCCGCACGAGCGGGTCTGGGCCGAGCTGCGGGTACGGCTCGGCGCGGCGGGCGCACCACCGCTCGCAGAGGGGCGCCTGATCGAGAAGCGCGTGCTCGACATGCACAGTTACGTGGTCGAGCCGATGACCTTCGGGCGGCTCTTCCTGGCCGGGGACGCGGCCCACCTGACCGCGCCCATCGCCGCCAAGGGGCTGAACCTCGCCCTGCACGACGCCTTCCTGCTCGGCGACGGGCTGGTCGCGTCCCTGACGCAGGGTGAGGACTCCGCACTGGCCGGCTACTCGGACGCGTGTCTCGCCCGGGTGTGGGACTACCAGGAGTTCTCCCAGTGGCTCGCGGAGATGTACCACGGCACGGCGTCCGGGGACCCCTACCGCGCGGGTGCCGCGCTGGCCCGGCTGCGGCGCCTGTTCTCCTCACCGGCCGCGGCGGCGGAGTTCGCCGAGCGGTACCTCGGTGTGCGGACCGCCGACTGA
- a CDS encoding helix-turn-helix domain-containing protein, which translates to MADLDLLTQSLARNVKRWRGERGFTLEALAARAGVSRGMLIQIEQARTNPSLGTVVKIGDALGVSITTLLDREQGPAVRVVPADEAVRLWHTDAGSFSRLLAGVEAPGPLEMWEWRLMPGESSLSDPHPTGTVELVHVTSGELALTVDGVTHHVPTGASASFESDTPHTYGNEGDAPMEMIMAVSVPPVR; encoded by the coding sequence GTGGCGGACCTCGACCTCCTGACCCAGTCCCTGGCGCGCAACGTCAAGCGCTGGCGCGGCGAACGCGGCTTCACCCTGGAGGCGCTGGCCGCGCGCGCCGGGGTCAGCCGCGGCATGCTCATCCAGATCGAGCAGGCCCGCACCAACCCCAGCCTCGGTACCGTCGTGAAGATCGGCGACGCCCTCGGCGTCAGCATCACCACCCTGCTCGACCGGGAACAGGGGCCTGCGGTCCGCGTCGTTCCCGCCGACGAGGCCGTCCGCCTCTGGCACACCGACGCCGGCAGCTTCAGCCGGCTGCTCGCCGGGGTGGAGGCGCCCGGCCCGCTGGAGATGTGGGAATGGCGGCTGATGCCGGGCGAGAGCAGCCTCTCCGACCCGCACCCCACCGGCACCGTCGAGCTGGTGCACGTCACCTCCGGCGAACTCGCCCTCACCGTCGACGGGGTGACCCACCACGTGCCCACGGGCGCGAGCGCCTCCTTCGAGTCCGACACCCCGCACACCTACGGCAACGAGGGTGACGCGCCGATGGAGATGATCATGGCGGTCTCGGTGCCGCCCGTCCGCTGA
- a CDS encoding vWA domain-containing protein, producing the protein MTSAKPLKPLKPVNPLKPMNPLKPVNPAKPTPSPVTAEPDRVRVDLDKLFAARLQAARARPYLATALFALHVVPSRRVPTMAVDRYWRCYVSPVFVDRTPVEELAGVWVHEVSHLLRDHHGRSDRVARERGLTGPSERLRMNIAADCEINDDVFGDGLVRPEGAVDPAFLQLPEGQLMEDYLSLFRLGRLTEGLAWLDCGSGADGLDREWDLGPDGADGLSEQERDAVRFRVARGISAAPGSAPKGWRRWAEKVFHPAQPWRQLLGAAVRSATSSGGAGEDYTYGRPSRRSAGTPGVVLPSLRRRPPRVAVVIDTSGSVSDAELGSALLEVAAIARAVGGRRDLVSVVPCDAAARLAHSLCRDEGIELVGGGGTDLRTGFAKALAARPAPDAVVVLTDGQTPWPETRPACRTVVGLFPRERTGGSWNEDDPEYVPDAPPDWARVVVIQSGPGAGR; encoded by the coding sequence ATGACATCAGCCAAGCCGCTGAAGCCGCTCAAGCCGGTGAACCCGCTCAAGCCGATGAACCCGCTCAAGCCGGTGAACCCGGCGAAGCCGACGCCGAGCCCGGTGACGGCCGAGCCCGACCGGGTGCGGGTCGACCTCGACAAGCTCTTCGCCGCCCGGTTGCAGGCCGCCCGGGCCCGGCCCTATCTGGCGACGGCGCTGTTCGCCCTGCACGTCGTCCCGTCGCGCCGGGTGCCGACGATGGCCGTCGACCGGTACTGGCGGTGCTATGTCTCCCCGGTCTTCGTGGACCGCACGCCCGTGGAGGAACTGGCCGGCGTGTGGGTGCACGAGGTCTCGCACCTCCTGCGCGACCACCACGGGCGCAGCGACCGGGTGGCCCGCGAGCGCGGGCTGACCGGGCCGTCGGAACGGCTGCGGATGAACATCGCCGCGGACTGCGAGATCAACGACGACGTGTTCGGCGACGGACTGGTCCGTCCGGAGGGCGCGGTCGATCCGGCGTTCCTGCAACTGCCCGAGGGTCAGCTCATGGAGGACTACCTGAGTCTGTTCCGGCTCGGGCGGCTCACCGAGGGCCTGGCCTGGCTGGACTGCGGCAGCGGTGCCGACGGCCTCGACAGGGAGTGGGACCTCGGCCCGGACGGTGCGGACGGCCTCAGCGAGCAGGAACGGGACGCCGTGCGCTTCCGGGTGGCCCGCGGCATCAGCGCCGCCCCGGGGAGCGCCCCGAAGGGCTGGCGGCGATGGGCGGAGAAGGTGTTCCACCCGGCGCAGCCCTGGCGTCAGTTGCTGGGAGCGGCGGTCCGTTCGGCGACCTCCTCGGGCGGCGCGGGCGAGGACTACACGTACGGCCGGCCGTCGCGCCGCTCGGCGGGAACACCCGGAGTGGTGCTGCCCAGCCTGCGCCGCAGACCGCCCCGGGTCGCCGTGGTCATCGACACCTCCGGATCGGTCAGCGACGCCGAACTGGGCAGCGCCCTGCTGGAGGTCGCCGCGATCGCCCGTGCCGTCGGCGGCCGACGCGACCTGGTCAGCGTCGTGCCCTGCGACGCGGCGGCCCGCCTGGCGCACTCGCTGTGCCGGGACGAGGGGATCGAGCTGGTGGGCGGTGGCGGCACGGACCTGCGCACCGGCTTCGCCAAGGCGCTCGCGGCACGCCCGGCGCCGGACGCCGTCGTGGTGCTGACCGACGGGCAGACGCCCTGGCCGGAGACGCGGCCGGCGTGCCGGACGGTGGTGGGTCTGTTCCCCCGGGAGCGGACCGGCGGCTCCTGGAACGAGGACGACCCCGAGTACGTCCCCGACGCACCGCCCGACTGGGCCCGCGTGGTGGTCATCCAGTCGGGTCCGGGCGCCGGCCGGTGA
- a CDS encoding DedA family protein yields MHVQEWLDTVPAAAVYAVVGLVIGLESLGIPLPGEIILVSAALLSSQHGGIDPLVLGACASAGAVIGDSIGYAIGRKGGRPLLAWLGRKFPKHFSEGHVATAERSFQKWGMWAVFFGRFVALLRIFAGPLAGVLRMPYWKFLIANVLGGIVWAGGTTAVIYYVGVVAEDWLKRFSWLGLVVAVLIGVASMLIVKRRAGKAHLEPEPVTAGE; encoded by the coding sequence TTGCACGTCCAGGAATGGCTCGACACGGTGCCCGCGGCGGCCGTCTACGCCGTCGTCGGACTCGTCATCGGTCTGGAGAGCCTGGGCATTCCGTTGCCCGGCGAGATCATCCTGGTGTCGGCGGCCCTGCTGTCGTCGCAGCACGGCGGGATCGACCCGCTGGTCCTCGGCGCCTGCGCCAGCGCGGGCGCGGTGATCGGCGACTCCATCGGGTACGCCATCGGCCGCAAGGGCGGCCGGCCCCTGCTGGCCTGGCTGGGCAGGAAGTTCCCCAAGCACTTCAGCGAGGGGCATGTCGCCACCGCCGAGCGGTCCTTCCAGAAGTGGGGCATGTGGGCCGTGTTCTTCGGCCGCTTCGTCGCCCTGCTGCGGATCTTCGCGGGCCCGCTGGCCGGTGTGCTGCGGATGCCGTACTGGAAGTTCCTGATCGCCAACGTCCTCGGCGGCATCGTCTGGGCGGGCGGCACCACCGCCGTCATCTACTACGTCGGCGTCGTCGCGGAGGACTGGCTCAAGCGCTTCTCGTGGCTCGGCCTGGTGGTGGCGGTCCTGATCGGCGTCGCCTCGATGCTGATCGTCAAGCGCAGGGCGGGCAAGGCCCACCTGGAGCCCGAGCCGGTCACCGCCGGGGAGTGA
- a CDS encoding acyltransferase, which yields MPHRKNTFSSWRSRLAQKAVHAGWAWVQRTGSVTAAHPGRFRFGALGTGTRLAFPLGTVFGEPWIHVGAHCIIGEQVTLTAGLMPDLDLGPEPILRIGDGVVLGRGSHVIADTTVTIGSDCYFGPYVYVTSTNHSYDDPQQPIGKQWPRMDPVEIGPGCWIGTGAVILPGARIGRNVVVAAGAVVRGTVPDHAVVAGAPARVVRRWTPAEGWQPPLRTPAPVPIPDGITPGQLRELSKLDDEAVARLAELDDPERASGRLAEPAAEG from the coding sequence GTGCCCCACCGCAAGAACACGTTCTCGTCCTGGCGGAGCCGCCTCGCGCAGAAGGCCGTCCACGCGGGCTGGGCCTGGGTGCAGCGCACCGGTTCCGTCACCGCCGCGCACCCAGGGCGGTTCCGGTTCGGCGCGCTGGGCACGGGCACCCGGCTCGCCTTCCCGCTCGGCACGGTCTTCGGCGAACCCTGGATCCACGTCGGCGCGCACTGCATCATCGGCGAGCAGGTCACGCTGACCGCCGGGCTCATGCCCGACCTCGACCTCGGTCCGGAGCCGATCCTGCGCATCGGCGACGGGGTCGTCCTCGGCCGCGGCAGCCACGTCATCGCGGACACCACCGTCACCATCGGCAGCGACTGCTACTTCGGCCCGTACGTCTACGTCACCTCCACCAACCACTCCTACGACGATCCGCAGCAGCCCATCGGCAAGCAGTGGCCGCGGATGGACCCGGTGGAGATCGGCCCCGGCTGCTGGATCGGCACCGGCGCGGTGATCCTGCCCGGCGCGCGGATCGGGCGGAACGTGGTCGTGGCCGCCGGTGCCGTGGTCCGGGGCACGGTCCCCGACCACGCCGTGGTGGCGGGCGCCCCCGCCCGCGTCGTACGGCGCTGGACACCGGCCGAGGGCTGGCAGCCGCCGCTGCGGACCCCGGCTCCGGTGCCGATCCCCGACGGGATCACGCCGGGGCAGCTGCGGGAGCTGTCGAAGCTGGACGACGAGGCGGTGGCCCGTCTCGCCGAACTGGACGACCCGGAGCGGGCCTCGGGCAGGCTCGCCGAACCGGCCGCGGAGGGCTGA
- a CDS encoding cation diffusion facilitator family transporter: protein MSDPHRHHHDHQDRPQHQHDHHDHLQHDHPDDGHPHHDRSPAARWRRFAHFLAHRLTPHSHESVDKLDPALEASARGLRALWVSLAVLGATALAQAAVVVASGSVALLGDTVHNTADALTAVPLAIAFVLGRRAATRRFTYGYGRAEDLAGIVIVLTIAASAVFAAWTAVDRLLDPRPVAHVPAVAVAALVGFAGNEWVAHHRIRVGREIGSAALVADGLHARTDGYTSLAVLLGAGGAALGWRLADPVVGLAITAAIVLVLRDAAREVFRRLMDAVDPALVDRAERVLGEVPGVRGVGELRLRWIGHRLRAEVALVVDGEATVREAHRIAVAAEHALLHAVPRLSAALVHADPAPSPGEADPHLALAHHAPA, encoded by the coding sequence ATGAGCGACCCGCACCGGCACCATCACGATCACCAGGACCGCCCTCAGCACCAACACGATCACCACGACCACCTCCAGCACGATCACCCCGACGACGGACACCCCCACCACGACCGCTCCCCCGCCGCCCGATGGCGCCGGTTCGCGCACTTCCTCGCCCACCGGCTCACACCCCACTCCCACGAGAGCGTGGACAAGCTGGACCCGGCCCTGGAGGCCTCGGCCCGCGGGCTGCGCGCGCTGTGGGTGTCGCTGGCAGTGCTCGGCGCCACGGCGCTGGCACAGGCGGCCGTGGTCGTGGCCTCCGGATCGGTGGCGCTGCTCGGGGACACGGTGCACAACACCGCGGACGCGCTGACCGCCGTTCCGCTGGCCATCGCCTTCGTCCTCGGCCGGCGCGCGGCGACCCGGCGCTTCACCTACGGCTACGGGCGGGCGGAGGATCTGGCGGGCATCGTGATCGTGCTGACGATCGCCGCGTCCGCCGTCTTCGCGGCGTGGACGGCGGTCGACCGGCTGCTCGACCCGCGCCCGGTCGCACACGTCCCGGCGGTGGCGGTGGCCGCCCTGGTCGGTTTCGCCGGCAACGAGTGGGTGGCCCACCACCGGATCCGCGTGGGCCGGGAGATCGGCTCCGCCGCGCTGGTGGCCGACGGCCTGCACGCCCGCACGGACGGGTACACCTCCCTGGCCGTACTGCTGGGCGCCGGCGGCGCGGCACTGGGGTGGCGGCTCGCCGACCCGGTCGTGGGGCTGGCGATCACGGCCGCGATCGTGCTCGTCCTGCGGGACGCGGCGCGCGAGGTGTTCCGGCGGCTGATGGACGCCGTCGACCCCGCGCTGGTGGACCGGGCCGAACGCGTACTGGGCGAGGTTCCCGGCGTGCGCGGGGTGGGCGAGCTGCGGCTGCGCTGGATCGGGCACCGGCTGCGCGCCGAGGTGGCGCTGGTGGTGGACGGCGAGGCGACGGTCCGCGAGGCCCACCGCATCGCCGTGGCGGCCGAACACGCCCTGCTGCACGCGGTGCCGCGGCTGTCCGCCGCCCTGGTCCACGCCGACCCGGCGCCGTCCCCGGGCGAGGCGGATCCGCACCTGGCGCTCGCCCACCACGCCCCCGCGTGA
- a CDS encoding YbaK/EbsC family protein has translation MHAPIGNFDGATPAPDRLDALTRPVADAVRHWSGTVPADQILYVDTEPDWADTATFVEHYGRELLEQSANCVVVTGKRGGGTTLAACVVLSTTRVDVNGVVRRRLGARKASFAPMDTATGETGMEYGGITPVGLPAEWPVLVDSAVVDLPYVLVGSGRRRGKLLVPGKAFAELPGAEVLEGLGVA, from the coding sequence ATGCACGCACCCATCGGGAACTTCGACGGCGCCACGCCCGCCCCGGACCGCCTCGACGCGCTGACCCGCCCGGTCGCCGACGCCGTACGCCACTGGAGCGGCACCGTACCCGCCGACCAGATCCTCTACGTCGACACCGAACCGGACTGGGCCGACACCGCCACCTTCGTCGAGCACTACGGCCGTGAGCTGCTCGAACAGTCCGCCAACTGCGTGGTGGTCACCGGCAAGCGCGGCGGCGGCACGACGCTCGCCGCCTGCGTGGTCCTCTCCACCACCCGGGTCGACGTCAACGGTGTCGTGCGCCGCCGGCTCGGGGCGCGCAAGGCATCCTTCGCGCCGATGGACACGGCCACCGGGGAGACCGGCATGGAGTACGGCGGCATCACCCCGGTCGGCCTGCCCGCCGAGTGGCCCGTGCTGGTGGACTCGGCCGTCGTCGACCTGCCGTACGTCCTCGTCGGCAGCGGACGCAGGCGCGGCAAGCTGCTCGTGCCGGGCAAGGCCTTCGCGGAGCTGCCCGGCGCCGAGGTGCTGGAAGGACTGGGCGTCGCCTGA
- a CDS encoding DUF4442 domain-containing protein: MSIGELLAATVPMVRTLNLEYLETTPEKAVLALPDQSEYRNHVGGPHAGAMFTLGESASGAIVLAAFGDQLSRAVPLPVTAEIAFKKIALGPVTATATLGRPAAEVVAELDAGSRPEFPVSVAIQREDGAVTGEMTVIWTLRPNS, encoded by the coding sequence ATGTCGATCGGCGAGTTGCTCGCCGCCACCGTGCCGATGGTCCGGACCCTGAACCTCGAGTATCTGGAGACCACTCCGGAGAAGGCCGTCCTGGCCCTCCCGGACCAGAGCGAGTACCGCAACCACGTTGGCGGACCACACGCCGGAGCCATGTTCACGCTGGGCGAGTCGGCCAGCGGTGCGATCGTGCTGGCCGCCTTCGGCGACCAGCTCTCCCGGGCCGTGCCGCTGCCGGTCACCGCGGAGATCGCCTTCAAGAAGATCGCCCTCGGCCCGGTCACCGCCACCGCGACCCTCGGCCGCCCCGCCGCGGAAGTCGTCGCCGAACTGGACGCGGGCAGCCGGCCCGAGTTCCCCGTGAGCGTCGCCATCCAGCGCGAGGACGGAGCCGTCACCGGTGAGATGACCGTCATATGGACCCTGCGCCCCAACAGCTGA